AGGGCTCTCCGGAGTGCCGCCAATCGATAGAGAAGTCGAGTTCATGGCGTTTTAGCAGCCGTTCAACAGAGGCAATTATCTCATCCCAAGCAAGCATTGGTGAGTAGCGGAAATTAAACGAGATTTCCAGCTCGCCCGGGATGACATTATCTGCACCGGTCCCAGCGCGAATGTTAGAGACCTGAAAGCTGGTGGGCGGGAAGTACTGATTGCCCTCGTCCCAGTGGGTTTCGATTAGCTCCTTAATTGCAGATACCGCCATGTGTAGCGGATTGCGAGCGTATTGGGGATAGGCAACGTGGCCCTGTTCACCCTTAATACGCAATTTACCGGTTAACGATCCGCGTCTGCCTACTTTTATCTCGTCAGCTAATTGGTTCTGGCTACTCGGTTCGCCAACTAGGCAGTAATCGATTTTCTCGCCGCGTTCCTCCAGGGCAGCAATAACCCTTTTGGTCCCATCGACAGCGTCACCTTCTTCGTCGCTGGTCAGCAGTACTGCTATAGATCCTGAATGGTCGGGAGTTTTGTCGATAAAGTTTTCCAGGGCGCTTATAAATGCTGCTACACCGCCTTTCATATCGGCGGCACCGCGACCATAGAGGAGGCCATCCTCGATGGTCGGTTGAAATGGCGGATAGCCCCATGCTGATTCCGAACCGGCAGGTACCACATCGGTATGGCCGAGGAAACAGAACAGTGGGCTTTCATTGCCGCGGCGGGCCCATAGATTGGTGACCTCGCCGTAGGGTTGCCATTCTATAGTAAACCCTAGTGCCTCAAGGTGTTCAGCTATAACAGCCTGGCAACCGGCGTCGGCTGGCGTTATAGATGGCCTCTTGATTAGCTCTCGGGCTAGTTCGACTGGCTGGATCATGGTCGCAATAGTTCGTTGATTCCCACTTTGGCGCGGGTTTTCTCGTCGGCGTATTTAATTATGACTGCGCAATAGAGGCTATGGCTGCCGTCCGCAGCCGGTAGATTGCCGGGCACGACGACGGCACCAGGCGGGACCTGGCCATACATGATTTCGCCACTTGTGCGGTCGTATATCTTGGTGCTTTGGCCAAGGTATACCCCCATCGATATTACGGCTCCACGGCCTACGATAACCCCTTCGACAACCTCGGAGCGGGCGCCTATGAAACATTCATCTTCTATTATGGTCGGATTTGCTTGCAGGGGTTCGAGGACCCCGCCAATTCCAACTCCGCCAGAGAGGTGGACGTTCTTGCCGATCTGGGCACAGGAGCCGACAGTAGCCCAGGTATCGACCATGGTGCCGCTATCTACGTAGGCACCAATGTTGACGTAAGAGGGCATGAGTACTGCCCCTGAACCGATGTAACTACCTCGTCGTGCCATTGCCGGGGGAACTACGCGGACTCCGGAGTCGCGTAGATCCTGATCTTGCCAATTGGCAAACTTAAGCGGCACCTTATCAAAGAATCGGGTGACACCACCCTGCATAAGCTGGTTATCAGTCAGGCGAAAAGAGAGGAGGACGGCCTTTTTTAGCCATTGGTTAACTTGCCAGCCGGAAGATGTAGGTTCGGCTACTCGTTGGCGTCCTGAGTCCAATTCGCTCAGGGCGGTGTCTACGGCGTCCCGGACCTCCCCGCTGACATTGTCAGGGGTTATTTCGCTGCGTCTTTCGAATGCATCTTCTATGATTTGTTGTATCTCGCCGCTCATTTATTAACTCCGCTATTCAAGAAATTCTGAGTTTGTTAGGGGTGCCTCTAGGCACCTCTAAAGCTCCCCCGGGGCCACTCAACTTCCCCGGTGTGGAGGACGCCGTGAATCCATCCCTGGAGGCTTCATGGCGCCATCCCTGGCGCCAAGACCTCCACACCGGGGAAGTTGAGTGGCCCCGGGGGAGCTTTAGAGGTTCCTTGCATCTCTATATGCCGTTATCAACAAAGCGCTTTATTCGTTCTGCAGCGTCAATGCAGGTATCAAAATCGGGCACAAGTGCCATACGTATCCGATTAAGCCCAGGGTTATCCCCCTCATTAGTGCGCGAGAGAAAGCTCCCCGGCAGTACGGTTACCTGTTCCTGTTCCCAGAGTTTGCGGGTGAACTCTTGATCGTCAATCGGTGTGCGTGGCCACAGGTAGAAGGTGGCAGAAGGGGTCTGAATGTCATCGAGAACCTCGCTGAGGATTGCTGTTACTGCCTGCAACCTCTCAACATAACGCTGGCGAGTGGCCCGCACATGGGCCTCATCTTGCCAGGCCAGGCTGCTGGCTTTCTGGACATGCAACGGTAGGGCGCAGCCCTGGTAGGTTCGATAGCGCAGAAAGGCGTATA
This Halorhodospira halochloris DNA region includes the following protein-coding sequences:
- the dapE gene encoding succinyl-diaminopimelate desuccinylase codes for the protein MIQPVELARELIKRPSITPADAGCQAVIAEHLEALGFTIEWQPYGEVTNLWARRGNESPLFCFLGHTDVVPAGSESAWGYPPFQPTIEDGLLYGRGAADMKGGVAAFISALENFIDKTPDHSGSIAVLLTSDEEGDAVDGTKRVIAALEERGEKIDYCLVGEPSSQNQLADEIKVGRRGSLTGKLRIKGEQGHVAYPQYARNPLHMAVSAIKELIETHWDEGNQYFPPTSFQVSNIRAGTGADNVIPGELEISFNFRYSPMLAWDEIIASVERLLKRHELDFSIDWRHSGEPFQTSEGELLKAVEAATEQFTGKMPLRSTSGGTSDGRFVAPTGAQVIELGLLNETIHKTNENIAIADLDKLSNIYEETLTRLFG
- the dapD gene encoding 2,3,4,5-tetrahydropyridine-2,6-dicarboxylate N-succinyltransferase, with the translated sequence MSGEIQQIIEDAFERRSEITPDNVSGEVRDAVDTALSELDSGRQRVAEPTSSGWQVNQWLKKAVLLSFRLTDNQLMQGGVTRFFDKVPLKFANWQDQDLRDSGVRVVPPAMARRGSYIGSGAVLMPSYVNIGAYVDSGTMVDTWATVGSCAQIGKNVHLSGGVGIGGVLEPLQANPTIIEDECFIGARSEVVEGVIVGRGAVISMGVYLGQSTKIYDRTSGEIMYGQVPPGAVVVPGNLPAADGSHSLYCAVIIKYADEKTRAKVGINELLRP